In Erigeron canadensis isolate Cc75 chromosome 8, C_canadensis_v1, whole genome shotgun sequence, the DNA window gaggcttaattcttggtttttcatatacttttttcacataagcaaattctctcctttttctttcttgctTTGAAGTGGCCAAAATTCCTTCTTCTAAgaggggtttcgactttgaagttgaaggttcaagcaaaaggtttgtttgttttgtgatcgagtactagcatacgttgttcggggtgtctagtgtgcgatcgtaaaggggttttgctttaaaccctaagcattaataataatcttattattattatctttattggagctttgcataagatacacaactcaattctattatttgttaattaatttgattgcatatatgtttcgatttcttccgttgcacttactcgtgattatatggttatttatgtgttcatattctaacacttGGAGGGTGGTAAAAGACCGCATCCTGACCGGTGTTAACTTGTGGTTTAGAGGGGTGCCCTGTTTGTGGGAATGGTATTGAGACATCTATCCTTTCACACTTTCTCGGATTTTTACATTGCTAAAAGAGTTTAGATTTGTATTTGTAAGTGGTTCATTGTGGATCTTTCTACCCATTTACACCGGCTGATCTCATCAGTTTTGTGGAAAACATgaataacaagaaaaaaaactaagaaaTGCTTATCACAATCATATATACGCCATATGGTGGATTGGTGGGAGATATGGAAGTTCAAGAACAATGTTGTTTTCAACTTAGATAAGAAACGGGCCATTATGCTTGTTAATGCAACCATGTCTTTGGTTCCATTAATTATAGATGCATTAAAGCCAATTATTGAATGGGAGATTGAGACGAGTGGATTAAAAATCAATTATTGCATCATTAATGACTTCGTGGAGGTCGAATTTTGTAAGATTTGGGCCGACGGGGATcctattttttttgtctttctaCTAGATGATTGTTGCCAAGAAGGCAAGAACGTTGTGTGCATTAGTTGATCTCATGTGCCAATATTAGTGGCAACAAATTGTATAAGAGTTGGAACAATTGGAGATGAAATGTATGCAATTGATAGAATGTCAAATTACAATAAAGGGGTAtcaaaaagttataacttttactagcacgttactcgcgcaatgcggcggtggtcgtgacaatgccgttgtagtgggggCCGAGTGTTGGTAGTGGAGACAACGTCGAGcggtgtggataattgatgtaaatggttaatgaaaatatattaaagaataaagaattggtagtgtaaattaatcattaatgttatggggtagtgtatgttgaaatattttaaagggtgctaagtgaaaatattacatattttcaacacttccataaataaaagggctatttcttttataatatagtataaatgtataaggATTGTGAATAGATACAGAAATACATGTAgtggagaagaaattagaattcGAAGAAGATACGAATTTAATGGAATAACTAGATTAGAATTCGAGGAAGATACGAGTGTAATGGAATAACTAGATTACGTCTTGTGTCAACACACAGAATACCTATAAGTtacatattttaataaatttaaaaacttattattaatCGGTTaattttattacaaaaatatattaaatagtatttcatttaagataattaaaaatctgaaagaatttttttataaataaaagagtttACTTTCTTAGTTCTTTACTTGTTTTATccttagttaattaaaaaataagtataaaaaataattaaatgaatgaatgatagtaaaaatatattattaatccaattaaatttgaaatattaataatcactataagaaaaatgcttttttgcaacgaaaattTTTCGTTGCCAAAAACACgctaaaagacaaaaaaaaactgttttttgacttttttttgtcAAACTTCTTTTTTGCAACGAATATTCGCTgcaaaaagtaataataaaattcaatttcattttcttttatatatattcttttttgcaacgaaaatATTCGTCGCAAATTTTTTTCCGAtttttttctcttcaatttTTCCCGCCGTAGCGGGAAAATTTTCCCGACATTCTTTTTTGCAACGAATTTTTCGTtgcaattatttattttttgacttTTCATTTTCGTTCTAAAATTTCAGTTTCCCGTCATTCTTTTTTGCcgcaaactttttttttgacttttttattttcctctAACATTTCAGTTTCCCGCCATTATTTTTTGCAACGAATTTTTCgttgcaactttttttttttgactttttcatTTTCCCTCTAACATTTCAATTTCCCGCCAACTTAATTCCAACGAATTTttgttgcaaaaaaaaaaaaattggatttttaattattttacataatagatagttatttaattttgaaaaatttaaagttaatatttaatattttaatttaatgaaaagttaaaaaattatgataataaaagtaattataaaatatttaattttgttatttaatactTATTAATAATCAAAAATAGTCATTTGTCTATATTAATAAGTCtaagttattaaataaattaataattaaattaactattaattatctTTTGATAAATAAGTATAGATTTTtgttaaacataaattaaacgataaatataattattaattaaagttaaattaAGACTAATATATTTAGtagtaaaaaaattaattatgtttattaataagaataatatactttataattaatttaattactaattGTCTTTTGGTAAAGAAGGTATTGGTTTATATAAAACGATAGTTAGACGATAAATAATACTAATTgaaataataactaattaataaatgttGTAAACATATACAGTATAACCTctgtaaattaataatgttgggacggagatattttattaatttaacgggttattaatttatcgagtgtaAATTTACAATACTTATCTTAAGTTGAACTTgagatatttataaatttatcgagtattagtTTATAGAGGTTATACAGTATTGAGGAATAATACATGGATACATGATATATCGTACATCACTTATATATACTTTGATTGATACCTACATGTTATAACGAAGACtaatgcatacatatatatgtagtgAAATCGAATAAGGTAACTTCATAACataagatacatatataaaggCTATCTTATCTTGAATATATAGAAGGTTCATATGAATCCGTTTAGATGTAAgttcatatatacatactttcATACTTGTCAATCAATACTcgtatatacatacacacatgtTGTTCACATACACGAGTTATATACAAACAAATGATTAAGATGTGTACTGGGCTCATTAGGCCCAATGATTAAACGAGCACCATAAATGAAACGTTTGAAAGATCTTGATAGCTAAATGAGACATACAATCATAAACATACATATTGAGCCCAATTAGGCCCAATTATTTTATGAACACAATAAACGAAGCTCTTGATAGATAAAAGAGACATacattcatacatatatacatattgggCCTATTAGGCCCAATTACTAGATGAACACAGTAAACGAAGCTTTTGATAGATAAGGGTGACATacattcatacatacatatcgGGCCCAATTAATAGATTACCACAATAAACAAAGCTTTTGAAAGCTAAGAGAGACATACACTCATACAAACATACATATTAGGCCCATAAGGCCCAGTTACTATATGAACGCAATAAACGACGCTTTTGAAAGTTAAGAGACACGCATTGATACAAACATGCATATATTcattcatacatacatacatacatatatgcatacatacacCACAAGCAAAACTTTTATTTAGCTAAGAgagatatacatataaacttaCACATACACATCAATAGTAATGTGTGAAAAATGAGTGTcaattatatgaaaatttgtcaattttaattttgtctAGATGTaaaatatgcataaaaaaataACTCTTAATGTCGTCTTCTACGGATTTTGTATCTAAAATATAGTATGGAAAAACAACATATACATATGATcaagttaagaaaaaaaaaaacatacaattatcatatttatataatgtatttaacatataaactttaaattttatttttttcgtattttttgtttgttaataaaaaatattatcgtattatatatttaactcaTCCATATAACTTAcgggtattattattatatatatatatatatatatatatatataaaagcatcatttattttatataatattaaatataattattttagaagaaaaataatttatataaatacaaataaatattacaaaattaaaaagccCAAACCCACCATTTTAGTCCCTAAATTTCGGCCCAACCTACCCAAGGCCCAAACACACTAATAAACCCTAACCCTACCTATATAACCCATTCATCCTCTCTTTTTCCCCCTCATTTCACAACTTAAGTCTTAAACACATACATCTCTCTCTCTTCACTCTTCTCTCCCACCCTTGATAGAACAGAATCCGGCTACCATCCTTGTCAGTCGCTGGAAATTGATGGTCGCCTCCCCCTTCGCCGGAAACATCCGAAAACCATTGCAACCTCACCATCTCCATCTTCCTTACATCATACAACCTTTCTCCACCATCTCCCCTTCGCCGTTGCTCTCCGCCACCGTCAGACACCGGTAACCGACGACCGCCTCTTTTTTGCTCCGGAAACAGCCGCAGCCGACAGCCACCACCACTACAACGGTAATCGTTTGTTGatctcttttcttttaattttccttctttttatagttttttttattatggttttgtttcttctttttataaatttgtagcctccacaaccaccaccacccaccGCACTAACCGGCCAGACCACTACTACAACCCCACCCGCCGGACCATCAACCGCCGCACAACATACACAGGTTTTTCTTTgtcttattttgatttttattactttttcatatttgttcataatcatatatatataataaatattttatctaATGATTTAATTATAGATTAATTAATGAttgaatttttaataaatttcagATTTCTTCAAGGAGCTAAATGTGAAGGGATTgcatacttcttttttttttttacagtttaatgtattatgtatttaatttgttttatagtttttgtttttatatttttttaatgatattaaagatgttgttgttgatattaaATTTAGTGTACAATAATTTTTTGTTCACTTTGTGTTAATATATGTGTTTCAAATTTAGTGTACGATAAATTTAGTTTGTATTTGGTTTTTATGATTTTGTTGATGTAAAAATGTGTTATTGATTGGAAAGAGGttattgatattttttcatATTGAGTTTTAATAAAAGCtgtaattttgtaaaaaattttttttgtgttctAGACCAAATTTTGCctcaaaaaattaataaaattcaatttttttgaattttttcatTTGCTTCCTTTATTTCTGTTTTTCCctcttaaatttttaataaaattttgaaattctttttGCAACAAATATTTGTTGCAATTTTCGTTGCAAATCTTTTTCgaatttctttttgattttcttttaaaaactgGGGACCACAAAATTTCGCTACAAATTCTTTTTTATAACCACTTTTCCGAAACGAAAAAATTTGTTGCAAATTTCATTGCAAAAAATAATTTGCAAcgaaaatgatgttttttgcaacgaaaaattcgttgcaaaaggtgatttttcttgtagtgaatatataaaaaggttaaaattgataaaatttaatttaattaaggtgtataaaataaataaagaaaagactTTTTAaggacttttttttataattaatataaaattatgatgATGTGGAATGACGAATTGAGTTTTATTTAGGTTATTGCAAAAAAAAGTACTCTCCTAGAGAGTAAAGATAAAATGAAagggagaaagaaaaagaggacATAGggttttaaaaatatggattatGGATATGGATATGGGTTTTAAGTAGAGGTGTTCGCGGTTTGGTTTTTACCTGGTTAAACTGTAAACATACTgtttaaaaaaccgaaaaaaaaaacaaaccgtttttgaatttggttttgggtttggtttgtaaCCAAAACCGAATTAAATAtgtggtttttggtttggttatggtcatatgataatgaatttggttaaaccgaaaaaaccgaataacttatattactatgatgtattattaaaaatatttaatgcatatatttttttgtatggataattatttatgtattttttactttttatgtctatttgttatgttaactttttttcgaaattagaaaaattaaaatgacaaaCAATGAAGAACTCgatggaattttttttaatattaatgacaAACAAGAGTTTAGCAGTTTGAGTTatgtttacttatttatccaTATTGTGTTTGAAGTCTAAATTACCACAttggtgaaaattgaaattatgaaCCTATTTTGATTGGACACaacttagacaaaaaaaaaggtgaagttttgttttcatatttggttttttcggttttaaaccgaaaccgaactgaattctaatttggttttcggtttggttttttaaatttgaattaggttttggttttgaaaaataaaaataaaaaaaccaaaaaacccgaaccaaatagaCCGAATAActgaaaaccgaaccgatgaacacccctagtttTAAGGTGTGATGGTCAAGTGCGTGAAAATGTGTCAGAATAAAGAAATAATAGCCATTGCTAAATCCTGATTTTAGCTCAATTTTTTCCCTTGATATAAGCGTAGTTGCTAAACTTTTACGAGTCATTATTATAAGTCGAGTCGATTTACACCAAAAACTGTTTGTTCACCAGACTTTTACGAGTCGCTGTGTAAACTTGTACTTAGTTAATGTGAGTCGCAATCTTAAAATTattgtattttaatattatggttatatattatatattacgagagtaagtacccgcgcgttgcggcgtgaaatggtgagggtgataggtcataagataGGTAATAGATTGTGATAGCctaatgccttaaccgtacgggctccgccctcggatttaaaatttcgtcgaaagtatatcgaataaaaTCTCTAATgtaagagtatgaaattttaagaacacccatataatttttataatatatctgtgtacggtttttgagataaaagattttgaatgaattagaggaataaaatgatttatggatgagagataAGGTTGAAAGTTGTAGGGCATTGATGTATGATACATCATGCAatgttgaaaaattgaaaagtggatttgctttataatattgtATAGATATTTATGGCTACATCATTTTGTGTATCatctatgtattttttttatccgTTTATTCCGAATTTAAAGTTAAGCTATAAGTTTAtaactcaaaagtcaaaactatctaatatataatattttagtaaatgtattaagataatcaattatatattgtttataaaaacgtcatatatataattatactatattatgtaatatttaaaaatgtcataGCTTTTAAAAATCGAGTCACGTGAGTCAAAAAATCTATTTTTGAGTCTAATCAAAAGTTATTAATTCACGACTATGATAGAGGAGTAATCTTTGGAGGAAGTGCTTGGTCTAGCCAACGGGTATTTAAGGACATTCAATGTTTAGGCTCCCTTTGGATTAGAAGCAGGGCGAAGAAACTCTCAGACTGTAGGGAATAAGGCATTTCAAGCACGCCATTTGCTTGCTACGTCACAAGCACGCCCTCTTTTCTCCGTTGCATTTATCACGCCCCTTCAGTTTTTGTGACCAAGAACGCCCCTCGGGGCACTGTTCCGGGCGTTTCCGTGGCGTTCCAGGGCGTTCCAAGGGAGAAAAGGTGAAATTGAAGGCTAGAGGAACGCTTTGTTCCGGATAGCCTTCAAATGACTTGGTTGAATTGGAGAAATTTTCTATTATGTAATTATTGTATTCGTTTACTATAAATATCTCTGGTGTATACCTATTGTACGTGATTTTCTATTTTGTACACGTCagttttaagggtttttttttaaaagcttatCAATTTTCCGAATTTTTTGAAACGAGTTGGGCTTTTAATTTAAGTCCATAATTTTTGTCATGTAAGTCGGTGGTTATTCTTTTTGTTCCTTTTATAAATAGACTTTTTAGGGTTCTTATTTATTATTCTACACAAAATCCAAAAACCTGTCCCTCAGTCCCAGCTGCCGCAGGCCATCTTGCTTTTTTTGTAAGCAAACTTTTTTCGattcttatttttattcaatttaATTAATGAATGCTCTACTTTAGTTTAATCTTTTGAGTTTGATCTTCTCGTGCGTTTTGAATTGAATTTTGTGTttctttgatttattatatgttaataattattaattaataatatttataatacgtTTTTTAGTGTACTAAATTCAATTGAAATTTTTATCCAATAAATTCAATTGAGattatttttgtgttatattgTACCCCGggagtgataaatctacaacaattcTTTGCCATCCACAACAATGCACGCTTTACACAGTTACACTGTGcagtataatatatacatttgttgtagatggcaaaAAATTGATGTAGATATATCATGCGAGATCACGAGTAAAATAATGTGATCGACTAGGTTTCGGTGTTTTTTTGCTTGTGTGTCTCTGTAGAAGTAGAAGGTTTGTTTTGTGTATACCGTATAAATGCAGCATCAAGTTTTCAAAAAGGGGTAACACGAATGATTTTTTATCGCGTTAACCGTTTTGTAATGGGGTCAAAATATGTAAGTTTCGTTATCTTAATAAGATTAATTGCACATTCAGAGAACCGTGAGGTGAAACTGTGTGAGCCAACAAAGTTGTCTGCTTTCCTGTGATAAGGCAGTAAAGCAAATGGATACATCTATTTTAGGCATTGTGAGGGTTAGTCTAGTTGCACGAGTTGTATCTTTTTAAGATTTTGTTTGTCAATTTGGTTGCTAGTCTATTTGCGAGATTTCTATCTCTTTAAGATTTTGCCGGTCAATATGGTTATTAGTCTCACGATTTGTTTCGCTTTGGTCAATATGGTTGGTTAAACTTGCTGGAAAAATATTGAAGGTGAATTTTGATTACAATTTAGCATATATGATTattgttgtgtgtgtgtgtgaccACTGACAGACTTCCAAAGCCAAATAAGAGTTGTGTTGGTGAATTATGTTGACTCTAACTCTCTAAGCTAGACATGTTTTAATCACTTGATCATTAAGCTCTTCTAGTCATCTTATTGGACTCGTAAAAACAATGACAAGTAATGGAAAACTATTTATTTAGCCTGTCTTAGATCACAACCCTAGCAATTTGTCTATCAGTGTTCCTGATATCTATGTAAAATAGCAACTGTCTACTGAGTAAGATAACGCTACATAATTGTTATGCAATCAATAAATTTTTTCTGTTACAAGTCCGTTCTTGGGATATTTAAGATTGTTTTTGGGTACTTCGATATAGCTTAATcttgctctttttttttttacttaaaagcTTAGGAGAATGTTAAAgacttatttttttgttttctatgtaACAACATGCAAGTTGCAGACTTGCATGGGAATTTGATTACTACACAAAGAAATTAATTTTAGCTGCATAAAACTTTTGATCTCATTTGATGTTTCTAACGTGAGCTAAAATAGTATACGGAGGCTTTGAACATGTTTTAATTGAATTCAACTTCGATGTATTCTTGTAAAGTTATaatctttatatctatgtgtAGCTTGTTGGAACTTGTCTGCTGGCTTATTAGTGTTTTTCACCAGTAAATATTACTCGTAAGTAGATAGATAGCTTGAGACCtctttaataagaaaattgtaaatatattGAACAGATAATATAACCTTGTGTTCATAACCTGCATGTTCCAATGATTTTGTCGCACGTAGTAACTTTATTAAATATTGATATTATGTTATTCTACTTACTTGCAGTTATCCTAATCTTTCATCTATGTCGACCAGTCATCTTacctttacatatatatattctttgtaCATAACAACACATAAAATACTCGTAGTTGTTTTGTTGTATTTAGCAGATAATAATTTGCCAGGATGTCGGAGGGTCAAGAAACGGATAAGAACATTGAGATTTGGAAGATCAAGAAGCTTATAAAGGCACTGGAAGCTGCTAGAGGTAACGGCACCAGCATGATTTCCCTTATCATGCCTCCTCGTGATCAGATTTCTCGAGTCACCAAGATGCTCGGTGATGAGTTTGGAACTGCTTCAAACATCAAGAGCAGGGTGAACCGTCAATCTGTTTTAGGTGCCATTACATCTGCCCAACAGAGACTTAAATTATACAGCAAGGTCCCTCCCAATGGACTCGTGCTTTACACTGGAACCATAGTTACAGATGATGGGAAAGAGAAAAAAGTTACAATTGACTTTGAGCCATTCAAGCCTATTAATGCTTCCCTTTATCTATGTGATAACAAGTTCCATACAGAAGCTCTGAACGAGCTATTAGAATCTGATGCCAAATTTGGTTTCATCATCATGGATGGTAATGGGACCCTTTTTGGTACGTTAAGTGGAAATACAAAGGAAGTGCTGCACAAATTCACAGTCGATTTACCAAAAAAGCACGGCAGAGGAGGTCAATCAGCTCTTCGGTTTGCACGTCTTCGAATGGAAAAGCGTCACAACTATGTGAGAAAAACGGCTGAGCTTGCGACACAGTTTTTCATTAATCCTGCTACCAGTCAGCCTAATGTTGCTGGACTTATACTTGCGGGGTCTGCTGATTTTAAGACTGAGTTGAGCCAGTCTGATATGTTTGATCCTCGTCTGCAAGCTAAGATTTTGAATGTTGTAGATGTCTCTTATGGAGGTGAAAACGGCTTCAATCAGGCCATCGAACTGTCAGCAGAAATTCTTGCTAATGTGAAGTTTATTCAAGAGAAGCGTTTGATTGGAAAGTATTTTGAAGAGATTAGTCAAGATACTGGGAAGTATGTATTTGGTGTGGATGATACACTGAAAGCCTTAGAGATGGGTGCTGTTGAAATTCTCATTGTGTGGGAGAACCTGGACATAAACCGTTACATGCTTAAGAATACCACCACAGGTGAAATTGTCATAAAGCATTTGAACAAGGAACAGGAGGCTGATCAGAGTAACTTCAGAGATGCAGACACCAATGCTGAGCTGGAAGTTCAAGAGAAGTTGTCATTGCTTGAGTGGTTTGCTAATGAATACAAAAAGTTTGGATGCACGCTCGAGTTTGTGACAAACAAATCTCAAGAAGGTTCACAATTTTGTAGGGGGTTTGGTGGTATAGGTGGCATACTTAGGTACCAGCTTGACATTCGGTCTTTTGATGAACTTTCTGATGATGAAGCAGCATATGAATCAGATTAGCAATCAACCACTTCGCACCTGCTGGTGCAAGGGGATGTGGCTGATAGCCAGCACCAGGGCACTCTTCAAGTGACTGACCGGGGCAGCCTTCAAGTGACTGATCGGGGCTCAATGAGGTCTAATGAAGGTTTTGAAGTGGCTAATCGAGCTGGAAGGAGTTCTCAAGTAGGGTTTGAAGCCGCTAATCGAGCTTCAAGGAGTACACAAGCAGGTTTTCAAGCAGCCATTCCAACTTCAACTGGTTCTTATGAAGGTTAGTAGCTTGCTTCCCTTCTTTTCTGTTACATGTAATTTTATATACTGAAGCCTATTGCTACAATTAACTACGTGGTTCACTTTCCTGTTTTTTGTCTCTATATTAGAGATCTGAATAATGGCATGATGGGTAAGTAAATgggtttataattttttagtgaagttataatatatcatatttttggGTGCAAGGATTACCTCCATAAACCTGAGTCTGACTATTCGCTGTTGATAAGTATATGGATTGTAATTGCATCATCAATTACTGTTGATTGTGGATCTGCATTGTAAAAACAACTATAATTGTATTGCCCAATAATAGTAGTTTTTAGGTTATTGAATTGTGCTGTGATTGGAATAACTAATAACCTTTGttattatttatcttatttttcttgAACCAGGTGGAATCAGAACGACCAATGATGAATCACACCACACCCCCCACAACTAGAAGCGGTTGTTGCAGTGAATGATTCTCAACATTTTATTGATCGATTCAGTATACTGTTGATTGTGGATCTGCATTCTGAGCTTTGGCTTGAACATTATTTGA includes these proteins:
- the LOC122579157 gene encoding eukaryotic peptide chain release factor subunit 1-3, giving the protein MSEGQETDKNIEIWKIKKLIKALEAARGNGTSMISLIMPPRDQISRVTKMLGDEFGTASNIKSRVNRQSVLGAITSAQQRLKLYSKVPPNGLVLYTGTIVTDDGKEKKVTIDFEPFKPINASLYLCDNKFHTEALNELLESDAKFGFIIMDGNGTLFGTLSGNTKEVLHKFTVDLPKKHGRGGQSALRFARLRMEKRHNYVRKTAELATQFFINPATSQPNVAGLILAGSADFKTELSQSDMFDPRLQAKILNVVDVSYGGENGFNQAIELSAEILANVKFIQEKRLIGKYFEEISQDTGKYVFGVDDTLKALEMGAVEILIVWENLDINRYMLKNTTTGEIVIKHLNKEQEADQSNFRDADTNAELEVQEKLSLLEWFANEYKKFGCTLEFVTNKSQEGSQFCRGFGGIGGILRYQLDIRSFDELSDDEAAYESD